The genomic interval GCAAGGTGGTGCTGGTGGATTTCTGGACCTACTCCTGCATCAACTGCCTGCGCACCCTGCCTTACGTCAAGGCCTGGGCCGAGAAGTACCGCGACCAGGGGCTGGTGGTGATCGGCGTGCATGCGCCGGAGTTCGCCTTCGAGCGCGACGTGGGCAACGTCACCAAGGCCATGAAGGAGCTGGGCATCCAATACCCGGTGGCCATCGACAACGACTACCGGATCTGGCGCGCCTTCAACAACGAATATTGGCCGGCGCATTATTTTGCCGACGCGCAGGGGCGAATCCGTTACCACCATTTCGGCGAAGGGGATTACGCCGAGTCGGAAAAAGTCATTCAGCAACTGTTGCGTGAGGCCGGTTCGAAGACCGTGGCCGACGGCTTGATCGATGCCGATGCCCAGGGCGTGCAATTGGCCGCGGACATGAATCAGGTGCTGTCGCCGGAAACCTACATCGGTTACCAGCGCGCTGAACATTTCGTACCGCAAACCAGCCTCGTGCCCGACAAGGTGGCGGCCTACAAGACCCCGGCCACCCTGGGCCTGAACGACTGGAGCCTTGGCGGGCAATGGTCGGTCGGCGCCGAGCGCGCCACCGCCGATGCGCCGGCGGGCCGCATCGTCTATCGCTTCCATGCCCGCGACCTGCACTTGGTGCTGGGCCCGGGCAAGGACGGCAAGCCCGTGCGCTTCAAGGTGACCCTCGATGGCCAGGTGCCGGGCGATGCCCACGGCGTCGATGTCGCACCGGACGGAACGGGCCAGGTGACCGAACAGCGCCTCTATCAGTTGGTGCGCCAAAGCGATGGCGTGAAGGACCGAACCTTCAGCATCGAGTTCCTCGATCCGGGCGTGTCGGCCTACGCCTTTACCTTCGGTTGAACAGGAGTGCGCAACATGAAAAACCAAACGATCTGGCGCCGTCTGTTGCTCGGCGTCGCGACGGCCGCCGTGGCGGGGCAATGTTCGGCGTTCTCCTTCGGTGCCGAACAAGGGGTGGTCATCCCACCGCCGGCCCTGGATGAGAACACTCAGGCCCACAGCGAGACGGCGGTGTTCGCCGGCGGCTGCTTCTGGGGCGTCCAGGGTGTTTTCCAGCACGTCAAAGGGGTGCGCAGCGCCGTGTCCGGCTATGCCGGCGGCGCGGCGGACACGGCACAGTACGAACGGGTCAGCGAGGGCGATACCGGCCACGCCGAGTCGGTGCAAGTCACCTTCGACCCGGCGCAGGTCAGTTACGGCAGCCTGCTGCAGATCTACTTCTCGGTGGCCCACAACCCCACCGAACTCAACCGGCAGGGACCGGACAGCGGCACGCAATACCGCTCGGCACTATTTCCACTCAATGCCGAACAGCAACGGGTGGCTCAGGCCTACATCGCCCAGCTCGATGGGACACATGCCTTCGGCAAGCCGATCGTGACCCGGCTGGAGACCTACAACGGCTTTTACCCGGCGGAGGACTATCACCAGGATTTCCTGACGGAACACCCGAGCTATCCGTACATCGTGATCAACGACCTGCCGAAGGTGGCGCAGTTGAAGCAGTTGTTCGCCCAGCGTTATCAGGAGACGCCGGTGCTGGTGAAGGGGACGCCGTGATCCGCGCGGCGCTGGCGCGTCGCCGCTAAGGTTTTCCCCAGGTGCGCACCGCGAAATCGACGAAGCGCCGCAGTTTCGGCAAGCGGTAGCGATCCTGGGCGTAGAGCAGGTGCATCGGACGGTTGGGAGGCTGGTAGTCGGGCATCACGGTGATCAGCCTGCCGTCGCGCAGATCCTGCTCCACCAGCGCATCGGGCAACATCACGATGCCCATCCCGGTGCGTGCGGCCTGGTGCAGGCCGGCAGAGCTGTTGATCAGCATCGGCCCCTTCACGTCCACCATGATTTCACCGTCCGGACCGTTGAGTCGCCATTGCTTTTCCACCGATTGCCAGTCGTCGCCGGCAGGGTAGGCGAACGACAGGCAGTCGTGCTGTTGCAGATCCTGCGGCGTGCATGGCATGCCGCGGCGGGCGACATAGCTGGGGGAGGCGCACATGGTCAGGTTGTAGTCGATCAGCGGTCGGGCGATCAGGTTGCCGGGCTCGAAACTGCCCAACCGGAACGCCACGTCGAGGCCGCTTTCCAGAAGGTCCGGACGGCGGTTGGTCAGCACCACGTCGAGCTTGACCTTCGGGCACTGCAAGGAGAACTCGCTCAGGGCCGGCGCCAGCCGTTCGACGCCGAACGTCAGCGGGGCGGTGATGCGCAGGATGCCGCGCGGCTCGTCCAGGGTCTGTTCGGCCAAGCGTTCGGAGTCGGCCACCAGCCCCAGCACTTCCAGGCAACGCTGGTAGTAGAGCGAGCCGAACTCGGTCAGCCGCTGGCGCCGGGTGGTGCGTTGCAGCAGTTGCACGCCGAGCCGCTGCTCCAGTGCCCGCAGGTGGTTGCCGACCATGGTGGTGGACATTTCGCATTGCAGGGCTGCCGCGGTCATGCTGCCGGCTTCCACGACTTTGACGTAGACGCTCATCGACTGGAACAGATCCATTATCAAGTCCTGCTTCTAAATGATTGAAGTGTTGCCGAGTTTATCCAGCTCTGGTGGCTAACCATACTGCAAACACACCGACCTTCACTGGAGTTTGAAGTCATGACCGCCGCCCTGATGAACACCTACCAACCGCTGGCCCTGAGTTTCATCAAGGGACTGGGCACCCGACTGTGGGATCAGGCCGGTCGCGAGTACCTGGACGCGGTGGCCGGTGTGGCGGTGACCAACGTCGGCCACTCCCATCCGCGCATCGTTTCGGCGATCAGTGAGCAGGCCGGATTGCTGCTGCACACCTCCAACCTGTACAGCATCGACTGGCAGCAACGGTTGGCGCAGAAGCTCACGCAGTTGTCCGGCATGGCGCGGGCGTTCTTCAACAATTCCGGGGCCGAGGCCAACGAAACCGCGCTGAAGCTGGCGCGCCTCTACGGCTGGCGCAAGGGGATCGATCAGCCGCTGGTGGTGGTGATGGCCAACGCTTTTCACGGTCGCACGCTGGGCACCTTGTCGGCCAGCGACGGCCCGGCGGTGCGCCTCGGTTTCAATGACCTGCCGGGGGATTTCGTCAAGGTGCCGTTCGGCGACCTGGCCGCGCTGGATCAGGTGCAGCGCCGGCACGGTGCGCGGATCGTGGCTGTACTGATGGAGCCGATCCAGGGCGAAAGCGGTGTGCAGACCGCGCCGCCCGGTTATCTCAAGGCCGTGCGCGAGCGGTGCGACCGTCATGCCTGGCTGTTGATGCTCGACGAGATCCAGACCGGTATCGGCCGCACCGGCCGCTGGTTCGCGTTCCAGCACGAAGGCATCGTGCCGGATGTCATGACGCTGGCCAAAGGCCTGGGCAACGGCGTGCCCATCGGCGCCTGTCTGGCGCGGGGGCGAGCGGCGGATCTGTTCACCCCCGGCAGCCACGGCAGCACCTTCGGCGGCAATCCGCTGGCGTGCCGGGTCGCCTGCACGGTGCTCGACATCATCGAAGAACAAGGGCTGCTGGAAAACGCCAGGGTACAGGGCGAACGCCTGTTGACCCGCCTGCGCGCAGAGCTGGCGGACAACCCCAACGTGCTCGCGATACGCGGGCAGGGGCTGATGATCGGCATCGAACTCAAGCAACCGGTCCGTGACCTGACGCTGATTGCGGCACGGGATCACGGATTGCTGATCAACGTCACCCGCGGCAAGACCATCCGGCTGCTGCCGCCGCTGACGCTCGATGAGCGGGAGGTGGGGATGATCGTCAGAGGGGTGGGGCGGGTGATCGCCTCGATGTGAGGCTTGGGCGGGCAGTGTGTCATGCACTGCCCGCTAACCTGATGATTTCGCCGCGCTCCCAGAGCACCACCTTCTCCCCCGCAAACCCCTCAAACAACTGCCGGTGCGCAGCCCACCCGTCCGCGCCATCCCGATCCCGGTAGCCGGCGGCCCACGCCAGCATCGCGGCCATGCGCGGATCGTCCGGGGGCGTCCCGCGTTCCCGTTGGCGGATGTTGGTCACGCATTCCGCGTCGGCGATGCGCAGCCAGATCAGCGCCGTCGCGCGGTCGAGCAATTCGCGGACGAACACGTCGTACACGCCTTCGATCACCCAGCGTTCCCGGCTGGCGGCGAGCCGCGCCATGCCCATCGCTTCGCCGCGGGTGCGGGGGATGCTGTGTTCGTCGGACAGCCAGTGGATGCGGTCAAGCTCGACCCACGGCGCGTCCAGGCGTTCGGCCAGGCGTCGGGCCAGCCAGCTCTTGCCGGCGCCCGAGTTGCCGATGATGAGGGTACGTGTGAGATCCATGGGCATGCTTGGGCCCTGTGGTGCTGTGGTTCTAGTCAGGATAGTCCGACAGGTCGGGCGCCAGCATCCGGGTCTGGGCTGCGCCGTTGGCGTTGTGCTGGATGATGTCCTGTGGCTGTCCGGCCTGGTTGAAGAACACTTGGCCGATCCCCGCCGAGTTCCACAGGCGCTCGCCCGCTTCGGCGTGTTCGGGGACGTAGGGCACGATGCGCATGCGGCGGCGTTTGGTCAGCCAGTTCAGCGGCGAGCGCGGCGAGTAGAGCCAGCGGTTGAGGCGGTCGAACCATTCCAGCAGGGTGGGCGGAAACTCGTTCTTGATGCCGCTGCTGGTGATCTGCCAGATCCGTGGGCCGGCCTTGCGGTGTCGGATGAGCACCTCGTAGACGAAGGAATAATGCACGTCGCCGGACAGCACCACGTAACTGCCGGGCGTACGGGAGTGTCGGAAAATGTTCAGGATCACCTGGGCTGCGCCCCGATGGGCCATCCAGTTTTCCGCGTCCACCAGCAAGGGGTAGCCGCACCAGCTGAACACCCGCTGTACGGTCTCGATCAGTTTCACACCGAAAACCGGCGCCGGTGACACGATGATCGCCGACGGGTGATCGAGCAGTTCCTGTTGCAGTTCGCACAGGGCTTCCCAGTCCAGCAGGCCCGAGGGTTGCTTGAGCGAGCGTTCGCTGCGCCAGCGCCGGGTGCGTGTGTCGAGCACCACCAGCGCCGGGGTGGTCGGCAGCACGTAGTGCCAGCGCTGGAAACGCAGCAGGTCGTCGATCAGCGCATCCTGCGCCGGGCTGTCGAGGTAGCGGCCGTCGCCGTCGGCGCCCAGGCGGCGGGCCTTCTCCAGCGGAGCCTTGAAGGCGTCCGGATTGTTGCCCCAGCCCTGGCACAGCAGGTAGGCGATCAACGCATTGCCGATGATGCGCCTGGAGAACGGATGGCCGTAGGCCGTTTCCTCCCATTGCGCAGACAGGTTCCAGTCGTCGGTGATGTCGTGGTCGTCGAAGACCATCAGGCTCGGCAAGTGCGCCAGCGCCCGCGCCACGTCGCCCAGGCCGGCCTTGAAGCCGTCGATGCGCACCTGTTCGAGGGCGTAGCGCTTGAGCCGGTCCGGCGTCAGCGCCGGCGGCTGCGGGTCGATCAGCGTCCACGGCACCGGCGACCACACCAGCAGGTACATCGCCATGACTTCGGCGAACGTCACCAGATGGTTGTCGGCGTTGCTGCTGGTGAAGATCGGCTTGCGCGCCCCGCCGAAGAACCGCTCGCGCAATGTCGCGTTGCTCTCGAGCGCCGGCAGCAGGTCCGCGCGGTGGTAGTAGCTGGCCGGGTGTTCGTAGAGCCGGGCGCTGTCGCTGACCACGGCGCCCTGAAGGTGCTCGCCGAACAGGCCCAGGCGCGCGATCAAGGCATGGATCGCGCGCAGCGTCGGTCCGGCGACGTCGTCGGCGTAGATCTGGTCGCCGGTCATCATCAGCAGGGCCGGGCGTTGCGCGGGATCGGTCTCGGCCGCCAGCAGTCGGTCGACGCACAGAAGGCCGTCGGCGGCCTTGTGGTGCGGCTTGCGGCAGGAGCCGTGGAGCAGTTGGTCGATGCGCGAACGCAGGACGAAGTCCGGCGAGGCGGCGTTGCCGTAGAGCAGGTGAGGGGCCCATTCGGCGATCGGGTGCTGGCCGTCGATCAGCAGGTCATAACCGATGCGGGTGTCGCAGGGCAGCGGAGTTTGCAGGGCGACGTCGATAAGATGGATGAAGGCCCGGGTTCCTGCGGAAACGACAGTGCATTTCGTCCCGTCGAGCGGAATGTCTCCCACGCCCTCCAGGCGCAAGGTCAGTGACAATGGTCGGGTACCCACCAGCCACATCACCATCCTGGACGGCTCCAGCCGGCGCAACAGCGGGCCGGCCAGCACAGGGGGCAGGGTCAACTCATCAAGGGACATCGCGGATCAAGTCTCCGGGCGCACGGGCCGGCGATCATAGCGCAGCCGGCGCCCGCCACCCTTAAGCCAGGCTTAAGATTTGACCTTCTGCAGCTTCAGGTTCAGCAGACGCCAGTCGGCGTACCCGGACTCCTTGCCGGCCACTTGCTGCAGCGAGCAGTCGTAGCGGTAGCTGACATCGTCGCCGAGCATGTTGCGGGCGGTGACAGTGTTGCTGATGGTGTAAGTCTGGTCCTTGTACCGCGTGCTCTGGGTCGAGGACGGGTTGGCGATCACCGCCGAGGCGGGAAAGCGCATGGCGTTCATGATGAACGGCGCGCACATCACCGAGGCCAGCAGGGACTTGTCGGCGTTCGGGTCTTTGCCGATCCGTTTGCGCAGCGCGGCGAATTCTTTGCCGGCGGTGTCCTGCACCTTCTTCTCGGACACCGCTGCCGTCAGACGTTTACTGAAATTGGGCAGGAGCGCGGACTCAGGCGGCGAAGGCTCGTTCTGCGGTTCACCGGCGACATAGGCCGGAAAGTCGTCGGCCCCCGGGAGCAGCGCGACGTCGGAGGCCGGCTCGGCCTCTTGCTCCACCACTTCCTCCGGTGCAGCCCTTTCGGCACGGTGCGCAGACGGGAACAGCGAAAAGGTGATCGACAGCATCACCAGACCCACGATGAAACCGCCCGCCGCACCCACCAGGTTGCTGTAGATCAGGTTCCAGCCGCCGCGGTTCTTCACCACCCAGCGCCACATGAAACCCCAGGCCGTCACAAACACGAGTAAACGCAGAAACTCCATTCGATCCTTTCCTTGAATTGCCTATCGCCCGGCATCGGTGTCTGCCGAGCAGGGCGCTGAAGATGGGTGGCAAGATATCAGAACGACCGAGTCTCGCCACGCAGACATTCACCGAAGGCGCAGGCGTCAGAGCACGTCTTTCAGGTAGCCCTTGATCGCCAGCACGGGCCCGTGCAACTGCTCCAGCGAATCGGCCTGGCCGATGCCCGCCGACAGCTTGTGCAGCTCGCGCCCCAACGGCTTTTCCGCACCGCCCAGGGCGCCCAGCGCCAGGTCCAGGCACTCGTGCAGCTTCACCCGGATGGCGTCCACGTCATTGCGGCGCACCAGCAGATCGAACACGTCCTTCTGGTAATCGCCCATGACCAGATCGTCCCGCAGGATCGGGCTCAGGCCTTCTTCTTCATAGGCCAGCTTGAGGGAGAACAGGGCGACGGTTTCCAGTGACGTTTCCACGGTGAGGATCCTTACGCAGCGTGCCGCGGGGGAGGGGGCGGCCGCCAAAAGTAGAAAAGGTCCTGCAAAACAAGACCTTTTCTACTTTTGGTGCCCGAGAGGGGCTCGAAAATACCTGCTGCTATAGGCGACTGTCGACACAGGCTGTGTAAAAGGAAAAAGAATTTCTAAGCGGGGGTTGACGGCCAATTTCAATGCTGTACTATTCGCCTCCCGCTAACGAGCAGCTCGAAGCTGATCTTAGTTAAGCAATTGATTTTGTTGATGAAATTAAAGCTTTTAAGGGTGTTGCAAAAAGAGGTGAAGCATGTAGAATGCGCGCCTCGGTCGAGACGAAAGAATTGACCAACCGCTCTTTAACAACTGAATCAAGCAATTCGTGTGGGTGCTTGTGGAGTCAGACTGACAGTCAAAAAGATTATCAGCATCACAAGTTACTCCGCGAGAAATCA from Pseudomonas ekonensis carries:
- the msrA gene encoding peptide-methionine (S)-S-oxide reductase MsrA gives rise to the protein MKNQTIWRRLLLGVATAAVAGQCSAFSFGAEQGVVIPPPALDENTQAHSETAVFAGGCFWGVQGVFQHVKGVRSAVSGYAGGAADTAQYERVSEGDTGHAESVQVTFDPAQVSYGSLLQIYFSVAHNPTELNRQGPDSGTQYRSALFPLNAEQQRVAQAYIAQLDGTHAFGKPIVTRLETYNGFYPAEDYHQDFLTEHPSYPYIVINDLPKVAQLKQLFAQRYQETPVLVKGTP
- a CDS encoding LysR family transcriptional regulator; protein product: MDLFQSMSVYVKVVEAGSMTAAALQCEMSTTMVGNHLRALEQRLGVQLLQRTTRRQRLTEFGSLYYQRCLEVLGLVADSERLAEQTLDEPRGILRITAPLTFGVERLAPALSEFSLQCPKVKLDVVLTNRRPDLLESGLDVAFRLGSFEPGNLIARPLIDYNLTMCASPSYVARRGMPCTPQDLQQHDCLSFAYPAGDDWQSVEKQWRLNGPDGEIMVDVKGPMLINSSAGLHQAARTGMGIVMLPDALVEQDLRDGRLITVMPDYQPPNRPMHLLYAQDRYRLPKLRRFVDFAVRTWGKP
- a CDS encoding aspartate aminotransferase family protein, translated to MTAALMNTYQPLALSFIKGLGTRLWDQAGREYLDAVAGVAVTNVGHSHPRIVSAISEQAGLLLHTSNLYSIDWQQRLAQKLTQLSGMARAFFNNSGAEANETALKLARLYGWRKGIDQPLVVVMANAFHGRTLGTLSASDGPAVRLGFNDLPGDFVKVPFGDLAALDQVQRRHGARIVAVLMEPIQGESGVQTAPPGYLKAVRERCDRHAWLLMLDEIQTGIGRTGRWFAFQHEGIVPDVMTLAKGLGNGVPIGACLARGRAADLFTPGSHGSTFGGNPLACRVACTVLDIIEEQGLLENARVQGERLLTRLRAELADNPNVLAIRGQGLMIGIELKQPVRDLTLIAARDHGLLINVTRGKTIRLLPPLTLDEREVGMIVRGVGRVIASM
- a CDS encoding adenylate kinase; the encoded protein is MDLTRTLIIGNSGAGKSWLARRLAERLDAPWVELDRIHWLSDEHSIPRTRGEAMGMARLAASRERWVIEGVYDVFVRELLDRATALIWLRIADAECVTNIRQRERGTPPDDPRMAAMLAWAAGYRDRDGADGWAAHRQLFEGFAGEKVVLWERGEIIRLAGSA
- a CDS encoding alkaline phosphatase D family protein, translating into MSLDELTLPPVLAGPLLRRLEPSRMVMWLVGTRPLSLTLRLEGVGDIPLDGTKCTVVSAGTRAFIHLIDVALQTPLPCDTRIGYDLLIDGQHPIAEWAPHLLYGNAASPDFVLRSRIDQLLHGSCRKPHHKAADGLLCVDRLLAAETDPAQRPALLMMTGDQIYADDVAGPTLRAIHALIARLGLFGEHLQGAVVSDSARLYEHPASYYHRADLLPALESNATLRERFFGGARKPIFTSSNADNHLVTFAEVMAMYLLVWSPVPWTLIDPQPPALTPDRLKRYALEQVRIDGFKAGLGDVARALAHLPSLMVFDDHDITDDWNLSAQWEETAYGHPFSRRIIGNALIAYLLCQGWGNNPDAFKAPLEKARRLGADGDGRYLDSPAQDALIDDLLRFQRWHYVLPTTPALVVLDTRTRRWRSERSLKQPSGLLDWEALCELQQELLDHPSAIIVSPAPVFGVKLIETVQRVFSWCGYPLLVDAENWMAHRGAAQVILNIFRHSRTPGSYVVLSGDVHYSFVYEVLIRHRKAGPRIWQITSSGIKNEFPPTLLEWFDRLNRWLYSPRSPLNWLTKRRRMRIVPYVPEHAEAGERLWNSAGIGQVFFNQAGQPQDIIQHNANGAAQTRMLAPDLSDYPD